In Brassica napus cultivar Da-Ae chromosome A3, Da-Ae, whole genome shotgun sequence, the sequence AAAATGACAATACAATGTTGGATTTGTGAAAATCTATGTTCAACTCTATATTGTCGGATTAGTACAATATTGTCTATTTTAAACTTAAGAAACTAGTTAGAGTTCGACacctctttatatattagacttttTCTTTTATCTAACTTTCCGATGTCGGATTTGTTTGATATCTCGAATACAATATCTATTACAAGATAGATTTcagtgtttttatttctttctgataaaaatagattttgacaATCACACCATCTGGTATATGAAGTAATAATGTATTTCGTTATGGTAAGCAGATAATTATCGTtgacaaataaaacaaagtaacGAAGTGCAATGAATCAACGAACGCAGACACAAGCTCGTCTCGTGCGCTCAATCGTTGTCGTGTGAAAAAACAAACCCTAGCGACACAAATGGTGGAACATGAAGACCTAAACTCCCAAGAACATAACGACGATCTCCTTGTCTTCCCGCCGATCAACCACGAGAATCTCTACACCGATGGTTTCGACATGGAGCGAGAATCATCCCCCACTCCCTCATCTTCGTCGTCGTTCGGTTCAGACGGACGTACGAATTTAACCGGAAACCGCAGTGTCACCCGTTAGAAACCGACGGAAAATCTCCGCCGTCTCGATGGACGTTCTTGAGTCACTACTCAGCATTCGAGACTAGTATCATCCAACGTTGGTGGAAGCTCCTTCTCGCGCGAGTATTGCCAAGGTTCCGGACAATGGTGTCGTGCCTATGTTCCTTCTCGGAGACTCTCCGGTCGTTTTATCCAGTCATTGTCGTCGTAATCTGGTGGTGGATGCGTAACCGAGCTCGCCGACGAGGAGAAACCGAAGCTCATCTTAGAGAGAGTATCAAAGAGAGAGACGAGGTTTGTATCTACTACTCATACAaagtgttcgatgaaatgcacAATGGTTAAATACTCTGTTTCTAACAGTTTCTTCCCTTTCTCTATTTTTACTGCAGGTAATAGCTAAGCTTTTACATCAGATTGTTCAGATGAATGAGTTACTTATAGAGAAGAAACATTCGAATTGATTAAGGCTGTTGTACTAGCTCAAACTAGAAGATTCACACAGAGATTATTGTCAGTTATTGTGACAAGACGAGAacactaaaaaaaaagttacctgAGTTTTTATCTTGTGATACACATACATCATATGTTCTTCTTCGTCTTGCTCCTGCGTTTCGGTTTTGGTTTCACTTTCGGCTTGGCTTTATCCATCTTAGGACGAATCTTTAAGCTGAGTGCACGAGGATCCACCAATGCagcctcttctttcttcttcatgggTTTGAAAACCTCTGTGACACAAGGATCAAGCAGCTCGATGGAGCAACTAAGCGTAACACCGAGTGACATTGCCTCTTCCCAAAGCTCTCTTCCTTTCTCAAAGTCTCCTCCTTTACATAGTTTTGGTATGAGCAGATCATAAACCTGACCATAACCACCCACAGAGcttctcttcatcttctcaAACAGTTGGAGCGCGAAATTCACCCGCTTCACACCACAAAGAACTCCAATCAGATCATAATAGAACTTGCGTTCGGGTCTCAGCCCTCTCTCGATCATCTCATCCACCGTTTGGTTGCCTTTACCAAACCTCCCTGTCAAATACAGAACCCTCACAACGAAGTAATAGCTAGCTGTATCGGGTTCACACCCCGATCTCTTCATCTGTTCTAGAATTTGGCAAGACTCTTTCACCCTCCTCGTCCTTCCCAAGCAAGAAAGCAGTATGTTGTAACTAAGAGACGTAGGTTGGACTTTGTAAGACCTCATCTCCAACATAATGTTCAAAGCCTCAGGGACAAGACCAGAAGGGTTTCGAGTCACGTTTCTTTCGCATAAGCATGTAAGCATTGTGTTGTAACAGAACAGATCCGGAGCAATCCCTGCTGATTTCATATCTTGTATAACTCTTCTTGCCTCCTTCACGTTTCTTTGAACCGACCAGCCGAATAAAAGACTTCTGTACACAGACAATTCGTTACCGGATATTAAGTCCTTGTGATGATGCATGACTCCCAATGCTCTCTTCACATGTCCTTTTGAGCAGAGCGCGCTTATAATAGTCGTCACTGTGAAGCTATCTTGCGGGCAAGAGAACTTGTCCAAGATCTTGAAAATACCTATTGCATCTTCTTCTTTCCCGATCTTAACCAGAGTTTCAGCAACGAGGCTAAACGTTTGCTTATCCATGGCCCTATTCTCCTTCCTGAGATCTGATAAGAGTATCTGAATAGCTGTGTAGTCCTTCTTCTCAGACAAAACTCTTAGGACATGGTTGAATTCCTTGTCCTGTAAACTGGAACCAAGGTGTTTACAAGACCAGGAGAAGAATCTCAAAAGCCTTCTCGGTGAAGTCTCGTTCTTACAGGAGTCAATCACTTGGGTAACGAAGTTGGGTGATGGAGAAACCGAAACCTTGTTCAAGTGTTCTTCAAGTTCATCAAGACCACCAATGTGGGAAGAAACAATCCGAATAACTTCCTGCAACTCCGTCGATGCATGGTCTACCAAGTGATTAGAGCATAAACAGCGCGTCAGTTTTGTAGTATTCGTTAGAAACGCTAACCCCTTTGATCTGACTAACGAAATCATCTACTCTGAGGAATTTCATCAAACAGTTGGTCTGCACTTGCTCCTTCAGACTTCTAGAGATGACTAATCATTGAAAGGGTTGTGAAAATGCTCCCCGAAGATACACGTTTCTCAGAGCAATCACAGCTTCGGTGTAAATTCTCCAAAGGAACACGACAATCAGATTCTATTACAAGACCAGCCTTTTTGCAGAACACTAGCGACTGGCTGTAATACAAATAGACAGATAAGTCGAGTACAAGACCGTAATCAGACCGGATTAAACCGATAATTGGGAGACGGTAGTTCCAGGAAAAATGCTAACCGGATTGATTACCCCGACACGTgataaatactattttgttaTGGATAAATTGAATCTCCCGATATCTTCTTGCTGCAAGCAACCATTTATAACTTTCGAGTTTCgaataattaaaatcatataattggTCAATGGTCGATGGCGAAAACGTAATGAAAGTTGAACCGGTTCGAGACGTGTCTTGCGGCGAATAAACTTGATATATGTTATGCTTTTCTATCCCGCATTGGTCCACTTGGGCGAACCAGATTCGCGTCTATATAGAGCCAGTCggaatacaaaaatattataagcaCGTCGACTACTTACTATAAAAGTTTAGCTACttaaattaactatttttatgatTATGACAACTAAACAATTTGCTTCACCCAACCACTAATAggataacatattttttaccctgacactatgttttttttttctgtcaagaATATCACATTTATcaatataaatccaaaaaatatgaGATACCCATATATCATTCCATTAACACAAGTTTTCTAggtttgtccaaaaaaaacacaactttTCTAGTGTACACATTCCATCCATTTTTGTTGGTCATGTAAAACTATATGGCCTGGAttatgaaaataacaaaatggATGCGGTACcgtttaaagaaaaatatcatattagaCTACGAATTTTGACTTAGTGTttgaatattaatattaatattggGAAATTGCATCCACTATAcacaacaaaaaccaaaattcattaactaattaaaaacaCTCCTTCTCTCctactttctcttcctatctttctctactttctctctaaaaatctaatttcccttatttttttggttatttagcaAATAAGCCCTTGAatatttggttaattttttttttagaaatgttatagCATCTTGTAATTGCAAAACCTAACCCACACTACTTATGTGATAGTCTCTTTTCTTAATTTCATTGAATAACAATGTCTAGATCATGCACATGTAGCATGATAGGAGTGCCATGCTTCAACTATTAAATGTGTTTCATTCAACCATTCAATGTAGTCTGAAGAGTATATGTGATAAAATCATTTTGTATACCATCGATCTTAACTGAAAAAAATTGAAGTCCTGTTTTCTCTAGTATTTTTTTTCGAATTGGATTATACGAAGCCGGCCGACAAAAAACAAAGACGAAATGGGAAAGCATCCTAATGTTTGGTATTTTGGTTTGATCATAGATTTTCTCAAAAATTTCtgtcaaatataattttataataaatgatTTTGATATGGAGATGCATCTTATCTAGGCTGTATCCACcattaaaaatatcttatgaTATTTTCCAGATAGTGACGTGGCCTTTTCTCTATCTCAACCAAACTATCCTCACCACTTTATTTCCTTTATTTTCTCTGCACTTTTTTCTTCCACGTCATCTCCTTGTCCTAAAAATATCCCCGCGCGTCCTACCAACGCGCACTGTCGGAGAAACTTCCAATCTCCGCCGTCCATTCTCATCAACGCCTTCAGATTACCATCGTCCATTTCCCCTTCTCAGCGTCTCATTATTTGACCCCTGattgacaaaaacaaatatctctctctctctcgtgttTTTCTCACTTCTTGTCGGAAAGGAAACTCTCTCTCCTCAATCTCACCGCCGGCGTTGCTTCGGATCGCCGGTGATTTTGTTTGAGCTGCTATCGATTGTTGATTTCAACACTTTACCGGAGATAAAGAGTTTGACTTTTTGTTCTTagatttagtttttgtttcaaCGTTTCGATGGCTATAAGATTAGGTTGGGGAGATAAAAAGAGTAACTTTTGGTTTGTTGTTGTGAAATGAAGTGACTTTGAATAGACAAATTAGGCGACTTTGTAGGGACACTGTACCGAAACCCTAAGTTCTGGTTTGGCCATGGAAGTATCATAGCACTTTCTCTTGTCTGGGTTTTATTTGTCTTAATCTTTTGTATaaccctctttttttttaatttttagtggAAAATTAGTTTCTTTGATTAGATATTTTTGTGGGTTTTGTGGGGTTTTGTCTGTAAATCTGATCATGGATTTGAACGGAGAGTGtaagggaggaggaggagatgggTTTATTGACAGAAGCAGAGTTAGGATTTTGCTTTGTGACAATGATCCCAATAGCTTGGGAGAGGTTTTCACCCTCCTTTCACAGTGTTCTTATCAaggtatattttatattcagtttgatgatggatttgagttttttttttactctttgtACAATGAGTATTGTGGATGGCTGTTTTTGTAGTGACGTCAGTCAAATCAGCAAGGCAGGTGATTGATGCACTGAATGCAGAGGGGCCTGACATCGATATAATACTGGCGGAGATTGATCTCCCAATGGCCAAGGGTATGAAGATGCTAAGGTACATCACACGTGACAAAGATCTTCGGAGAATCCCTGTCATCAGTAAGTTccattttctttttaagtatTCATTTACTTTCTCTACTtagcaaagtttttttttaaatgcatgaGGGTTTGCTGTATGATAACTAATCTTAtgatatttttcaatttaaGTGATGTCGAGGCAAGACGAGGTCCCTGTGGTGGTAAAGTGCTTGAAGCTAGGTGCAGCTGACTACCTTGTGAAGCCTCTTCGGACCAACGAGCTTCTCAACTTGTGGACACACATGTGGAGAAGAAGACGcatggtttgttttttttctatctttAGTTCTCTCTATGCGGTTAACTGTCATATTCCTTGTTATATGATTgagcgtgtgtgtgtgtgtgtttgttttgGCAGCTAGGACTTGCTGAGAAGAACATGTTGAGCTATGAGTTCGATCTCGTGGGATCTGACCCAAGTGATCCAAATACAAACAGCACCAACCTCTTCTCTGATGACACAGATGAGAGAAGTATTAGGTCCACCAATCCGCAGAGAGGAAGTCATCAGGAAAAGGAGGTGAGATAGTATTATGAAAATCTACAAGTCCTTTCGGCTTGGCTTTATCCATCTTAGGACGAATCTTTAAGCTGAGTGCACGAGGATCCACCAATGCagcctcttctttcttcttcatgggTTTGAAAACCTCTGTGACACAAGGATCAAGCAGCTCGATGGAGCAACTAAGCGTAACACCGAGTGACATTGCCTCTTCCCAAAGCTCTCTTCCTTTCTCAAAGTCTCCTCCTTTACATAGTTTTGGTATGAGCAGATCATAAACCTGACCATAACCACCCACAGAGcttctcttcatcttctcaAACAGTTGGAGCGCGAAATTCACCCGCTTCACACCACAAAGAACTCCAATCAGATCATAATAGAACTTGCGTTCGGGTCTCAGCCCTCTCTCGATCATCTCATCCACCGTTTGGTTGCCTTTACCAAACCTCCCTGTCAAATACAGAACCCTCACAACGAAGTAATAGCTAGCTGTATCGGGTTCACACCCCGATCTCTTCATCTGTTCTAGAATTTGGCAAGACTCTTTCACCCTCCTCGTCCTTCCCAAGCAAGAAAGCAGTATGTTGTAACTAAGAGACGTAGGTTGGACTTTGTAAGACCTCATCTCCAACATAATGTTCAAAGCCTCAGGGACAAGACCAGAAGGGTTTCGAGTCACGTTTCTTTCGCATAAGCATGTAAGCATTGTGTTGTAACAGAACAGATCCGGAGCAATCCCTGCTGATTTCATATCTTGTATAACTCTTCTTGCCTCCTTCACGTTTCTTTGAACCGACCAGCCGAATAAAAGACTTCTGTACACAGACAATTCGTTACCGGATATTAAGTCCTTGTGATGATGCATGACTCCCAATGCTCTCTTCACATGTCCTTTTGAGCAGAGCGCGCTTATAATAGTCGTCACTGTGAAGCTATCTTGCGGGCAAGAGAACTTGTCCAAGATCTTGAAAATACCTATTGCATCTTCTTCTTTCCCGATCTTAACCAGAGTTTCAGCAACGAGGCTAAACGTTTGCTTATCCATGGCCCTATTCTCCTTCCTGAGATCTGATAAGAGTATCTGAATAGCTGTGTAGTCCTTCTTCTCAGACAAAACTCTTAGGACATGGTTGAATTCCTTGTCCTGTAAACTGGAACCAAGGTGTTTACAAGACCAGGAGAAGAATCTCAAAAGCCTTCTCGGTGAAGTCTCGTTCTTACAGGAGTCAATCACTTGGGTAACGAAGTTGGGTGATGGAGAAACCGAAACCTTGTTCAAGTGTTCTTCAAGTTCATCAAGACCACCAATGTGGGAAGAAACAATCCGAATAACTTCCTGCAACTCCGTCGATGCATGGTCTACCAAGTGATTAGAGCATAAACAGCGCGTCAGTTTTGTAGTATTCGTTAGAAACGCTAACCCCTTTGATCTGACTAACGAAATCATCTACTCTGAGGAATTTCATCAAACAGTTGGTCTGCACTTGCTCCTTCAGACTTCTAGAGATGACTAATCATTGAAAGGGTTGTGAAAATGCTCCCCGAAGATACACGTTTCTCAGAGCAATCACAGCTTCGGTGTAAATTCTCCAAAGGAACACGACAATCAGATTCTATTACAAGACCAGCCTTTTTTGCAGAACACTAGCGACTGGCTGTAATACAAATAGACAGATAAGTCGAGTACAAGACCGTAATCAGACCGGATTAAACCGATAATTGGGAGACGGTAGTTCCAGGAAAAATGCTAACCGGATTGATTACCCCGACACGTgataaatactattttgttaTGGATAAATTGAATCTCCCGATATCTTCTTGCTGCAAGCAACCATTTATAACTTTCGAGTTTCgaataattaaaatcatataattggTCAATGGTCGATGGCGAAAACGTAATGAAAGTTGAACCGGTTCGAGACGTGTCTTGCGGCGAATAAACTTGATATATGTTATGCTTTTCTATCCCGCATTGGTCCACTTGGGCGAACCAGATTCGCGTCTATATAGAGCCAGTCggaatacaaaaatattataagcaCGTCGACTACTTACTATAAAAGTTTAGCTACttaaattaactatttttatgatTATGACAACTAAACAATTTGCTTCACCCAACCACTAATAggataacatattttttaccctgacactatgttttttttttctgtcaagaATATCACATTTATcaatataaatccaaaaaatatgaGATACCCATATATCATTCCATTAACACAAGTTTTCTAggtttgtccaaaaaaaaacacaactttTCTAGTGTACACATTCCATCCATTTTTGTTGGTCATGTAAAACTATATGGCCTGGAttatgaaaataacaaaatggATGCGGTACcgtttaaagaaaaatatcatattagaCTACGAATTTTGACTTAGTGTttgaatattaatattaatattggGAAATTGCATCCACTATAcacaacaaaaaccaaaattcattaactaattaaaaacaCTCCTTCTCTCctactttctcttcctatctttctctactttctctctaaaaatctaatttcccttatttttttggttatttagcaAATAAGCCCTTGAatatttggttaattttttttttagaaatgttatagCATCTTGTAATTGCAAAACCTAACCCACACTACTTATGTGATAGTCTCTTTTCTTAATTTCATTGAATAACAATGTCTAGATCATGCACATGTAGCATGATAGGAGTGCCATGCTTCAACTATTAAATGTGTTTCATTCAACCATTCAATGTAGTCTGAAGAGTATATGTGATAAAATCATTTTGTATACCATCGATCTTAACTGAAAAAAATTGAAGTCCTGTTTTCTCTAGTATTTTTTTTCGAATTGGATTATACGAAGCCGGCCGACAAAAAACAAAGACGAAATGGGAAAGCATCCTAATGTTTGGTATTTTGGTTTGATCATAGATTTTCTCAAAAATTTCtgtcaaatataattttataataaatgatTTTGATATGGAGATGCATCTTATCTAGGCTGTATCCACcattaaaaatatcttatgaTATTTTCCAGATAGTGACGTGGCCTTTTCTCTATCTCAACCAAACTATCCTCACCACTTTATTTCCTTTATTTTCTCTGCACTTTTTTCTTCCACGTCATCTCCTTGTCCTAAAAATATCCCCGCGCGTCCTACCAACGCGCACTGTCGGAGAAACTTCCAATCTCCGCCGTCCATTCTCATCAACGCCTTCAGATTACCATCGTCCATTTCCCCTTCTCAGCGTCTCATTATTTGACCCCTGattgacaaaaacaaatatctctctctctctcgtgttTTTCTCACTTCTTGTCGGAAAGGAAACTCTCTCTCCTCAATCTCACCGCCGGCGTTGCTTCGGATCGCCGGTGATTTTGTTTGAGCTGCTATCGATTGTTGATTTCAACACTTTACCGGAGATAAAGAGTTTGACTTTTTGTTCTTagatttagtttttgtttcaaCGTTTCGATGGCTATAAGATTAGGTTGGGGAGATAAAAAGAGTAACTTTTGGTTTGTTGTTGTGAAATGAAGTGACTTTGAATAGACAAATTAGGCGACTTTGTAGGGACACTGTACCGAAACCCTAAGTTCTGGTTTGGCCATGGAAGTATCATAGCACTTTCTCTTGTCTGGGTTTTATTTGTCTTAATCTTTTGTATaaccctctttttttttaatttttagtggAAAATTAGTTTCTTTGATTAGATATTTTTGTGGGTTTTGTGGGGTTTTGTCTGTAAATCTGATCATGGATTTGAACGGAGAGTGtaagggaggaggaggagatgggTTTATTGACAGAAGCAGAGTTAGGATTTTGCTTTGTGACAATGATCCCAATAGCTTGGGAGAGGTTTTCACCCTCCTTTCACAGTGTTCTTATCAaggtatattttatattcagtttgatgatggatttgagttttttttttactctttgtACAATGAGTATTGTGGATGGCTGTTTTTGTAGTGACGTCAGTCAAATCAGCAAGGCAGGTGATTGATGCACTGAATGCAGAGGGGCCTGACATCGATATAATACTGGCGGAGATTGATCTCCCAATGGCCAAGGGTATGAAGATGCTAAGGTACAT encodes:
- the LOC125575259 gene encoding pentatricopeptide repeat-containing protein At5g61370, mitochondrial-like, which gives rise to MISLVRSKGLAFLTNTTKLTRCLCSNHLVDHASTELQEVIRIVSSHIGGLDELEEHLNKVSVSPSPNFVTQVIDSCKNETSPRRLLRFFSWSCKHLGSSLQDKEFNHVLRVLSEKKDYTAIQILLSDLRKENRAMDKQTFSLVAETLVKIGKEEDAIGIFKILDKFSCPQDSFTVTTIISALCSKGHVKRALGVMHHHKDLISGNELSVYRSLLFGWSVQRNVKEARRVIQDMKSAGIAPDLFCYNTMLTCLCERNVTRNPSGLVPEALNIMLEMRSYKVQPTSLSYNILLSCLGRTRRVKESCQILEQMKRSGCEPDTASYYFVVRVLYLTGRFGKGNQTVDEMIERGLRPERKFYYDLIGVLCGVKRVNFALQLFEKMKRSSVGGYGQVYDLLIPKLCKGGDFEKGRELWEEAMSLGVTLSCSIELLDPCVTEVFKPMKKKEEAALVDPRALSLKIRPKMDKAKPKVKPKPKRRSKTKKNI
- the LOC106439926 gene encoding pentatricopeptide repeat-containing protein At5g61370, mitochondrial is translated as MISLVRSKGLAFLTNTTKLTRCLCSNHLVDHASTELQEVIRIVSSHIGGLDELEEHLNKVSVSPSPNFVTQVIDSCKNETSPRRLLRFFSWSCKHLGSSLQDKEFNHVLRVLSEKKDYTAIQILLSDLRKENRAMDKQTFSLVAETLVKIGKEEDAIGIFKILDKFSCPQDSFTVTTIISALCSKGHVKRALGVMHHHKDLISGNELSVYRSLLFGWSVQRNVKEARRVIQDMKSAGIAPDLFCYNTMLTCLCERNVTRNPSGLVPEALNIMLEMRSYKVQPTSLSYNILLSCLGRTRRVKESCQILEQMKRSGCEPDTASYYFVVRVLYLTGRFGKGNQTVDEMIERGLRPERKFYYDLIGVLCGVKRVNFALQLFEKMKRSSVGGYGQVYDLLIPKLCKGGDFEKGRELWEEAMSLGVTLSCSIELLDPCVTEVFKPMKKKEEAALVDPRALSLKIRPKMDKAKPKGLVDFHN
- the LOC125607080 gene encoding two-component response regulator-like APRR1, whose translation is MDLNGECKGGGGDGFIDRSRVRILLCDNDPNSLGEVFTLLSQCSYQVTSVKSARQVIDALNAEGPDIDIILAEIDLPMAKGMKMLRYITRDKDLRRIPVIMMSRQDEVPVVVKCLKLGAADYLVKPLRTNELLNLWTHMWRRRRMLGLAEKNMLSYEFDLVGSDPSDPNTNSTNLFSDDTDERSIRSTNPQRGSHQEKEVR